In Paraburkholderia terrae, the DNA window TCGAACGGCGCGCGAGGGCATGGGCCCGGCGTTACTTCAGCACGACGCCTTGCCAGAGGAAGAACACGGCGAGGCCGACGGCGATGGTGAGCAGCGGCCGGCGCGTGAGGGCGCTGACGGCAACGGCGGCTAGCGCGCCGACGAGTTGCGGGTTGTGCCACGTGAGTTCGGCGTCCGTGCCGTGCGGCGACACGGTCATCGGCACGATGATCGCCGTCAGCACGGTGACGGGCACGAAGCCAAGTGCGGTACGCACGAGCGGAGGAAACACGATGCGGTCGCCGAGTACGAACACCGCGGCACGGATCAGCCACGTGATGACGGCCATGCCGAGAATCAGGGCCACGTAGTTCATCGCGATGCCTCCGCTGCGCGGGTGCGCTGGAACGCCGGCAAGGACAGCAGCACGCCGACCGTTACGCCGACGAACACGGCGCCCAGCAGGCCGAGCTTGTACGGCCAGCCTTGCCAGAAGAACGCCAGCGCGCCGGCCGTGGCCGCGGCCGCCAGATAGCGCACGGCGACGAGTTGCGGCACCACGATCGCGATGAAGGTCGCGGCCATCGCGAAATCGAGCCCCAGCGATTGCAGGCCGGGGAAGGCCGCGCCGAACAGCAGGCCGATCAGCGTCCAGACCTGCCAGTTGAGGTACATCGACAGGCCCGAGCCCAAAAAGTAGTAAGGCCCGACGGAACCCGGCGGATGCAGCCGGTAGTGCGCCCATGCGACGGCGAACACTTCGTCGGTGAGCAGGCCGCCGAGCGCCCAGCGCCAGCGCGACGGCAGGTGCGATACGTACGGCGCGAGCGTCGCGCTGTAGAGCACGTGACGGACATTGACGACGAAAGTCGTCGCCCAGATGACGGCATAGCTCGCGTGGCCCGCAATCAGGCCGAGCGCGATGAATTGGGCCGATCCGGCAAACACGACCAGCGACATCAGCTGGCCGTGCCACAGGTGCAGCGGACCGGACGCGACGAGCGTGCCGTAGATCACACCGAACGGCGAGGCGCCGATGATCATTGGGAGCGTATCGCGTGCGCCGGCCGTGAGTTCCTTGAGGCGGTGAACGGGTTGTGCAGGGTGGGTCAATCTTTTCTCCTCGATGAGGCCGAGGATAGCCGGGCGAAGGGCGCCGCGGCTTGTACGTTCTTGCGCCTTGGGCTTTATTGATGCGGGGAGATTGCGGCGGCGCCGGCCCGGTGCTGCGTGCTCACGCGCGCGGCCGGTTCAGGCCGATTGCCAGCGCCCCGGCGGCACGCCGAACATGCGCCGGAAATGCCGCGTGAAGTGGCTTTGATCGGTGAACCCGCCTGCCGCCGCCACATCGGCCACTGATGCGCCCGCGCGCAACGGCGCGAGCGAGCGCTGCAGACGGACCTGATTGCGCCACGCGTGCGGCGGCAATCCCGTCGCGCGCGTGAAGAGCCGCGCCGCGTGAAACTGCGACAGGCCGACGGTATCGGCGAGATCCGCAAGCTTGAGCGGCGCGGCCAGATCGCCGGCCAGTTGCTCTTTCATCGTGATGACGCGGGTGTCGTCGGTGGCGAGTTGCGGCGTGTCGGGACGCGTGCGGCCGTAGCGCACGAGCAGCGTCGACAGCGCGTCGAGCATCGCCGTTTCCGCGACGAGCGGATCGCCGTTCGCCTCCAGCAGCTGATGCGCGCGCGACAGCCGCACGGCAAGGTCGGGATCGCGGATCACGTCGGCGTCGAACCACGGCAGCGGCTGCGCGCGACCCGCGATGTCTTCGGCGAGCGCGTGAATGAAATCGACGGGCGCGTACATCACGCGGTAGCGCCAGCCTTCGTCCATGGCGCGCGAGCCGGTATGCACTTCGCCGGGATTGATGATGGGCACGCTGCCTGCCTCGGCGACGTGGCGCGAACCCTGATACCGGTACGTTTCCGCGCCCGCCTCGATCACGGGAATCGTGTACGCGTCGTGCCAGTGCGGCGTGAACTCGTGATCGTGATATTCGGCCGTGAGCAGATCCGCGCCGGGCAGAAGCGGCGTGCGCCAGTAACGGGCGTTATCGCGGAAGCGGGTCGAAGTCATGAGCGAAGTCCGGGTGGACCTGTCAGTTTAGCGCGCCTTGTTCGGCTTGTTTGCCTCGGCCTGCTCAGAAGCGCGTTCAGCGAACGGGAATCGTCGTGCCGGCGGGCATCGGCACGGCCGTGACGCTGTTCTTCGCGCTGCCCGTCGCGACGCGATCGCTGTAGGTCAGGTACACGAGCGTATTGCGCTTCGAATCGACGACGCGTACCACGTGCAGCGTCTTGAAGATCAGCGACATCCGTTCCGTGAATACGTCGGACTGCTGGCGCAGCGGCTCGGGAATCTTGATGGCCGCGACCTGGCGGCACGCGATCGACGCCTCGGTCGGATCTTCGGCGATCCCGAGCGTACCCTTGATGCCGCCCGTGCGCGCCCGCGATACGTAGCAGGTGACGCCCTGCACGGCGGGATCGTCGTACGCTTCGACGACCACGCGATCCGAGCCGGTGATATGAAAGTTCGTGTTGACGCTGGCGACTTCCTCGGCCTGCGCGAGCGGCGCGCAGGCGAGCGCTGCCGAAGCGGCGAGGAAGGCGGCGGCGCGCACGTTGTGCGCACAGGGCAGGGCGAGTTTCATCAGGTGACCGGAAGAATGGGCGTTTGAAGAACAGGACGGGCAGACGGTTGCCAGTCAGAACGCCATCGTAACCTGGTTGCCAGCGCCGGCTGCCAACGTGCGATACGCTTGCGGCGCTTCTCTTCGGTCGACGGTCGATGAACCCGCGTACCGATAAGCGACGGCAGAAAAAGAAAAGGCCCGCACGAATGCGGGCCTTCGAATTTTGGCTCCCCGACCTGGGCTCGAACCAGGGACCTACGGATTAACAGTCCGGCGCTCTACCGACTGAGCTATCGGGGAACAGCAATACAACTTGTCGCTACATAAAAAAGCCCGCTTTGGTTAACGGGCTCTTGCAATTCTTTGGCTCCCCGACCTGGGCTCGAACCAGGGACCTACGGATTAACAGTCCGGCGCTCTACCGACTGAGCTATCGGGGAACAACAAAAGCAGAGAAGCGGAATTGTAGGAGGTGTTGCAGAAGCTGTCAATACCCTCGAATCATCTCAATTTAATTCGACTGATTCGCGCCTGGGCGACAGCTTGCAGCGCTCAACGCTCGAGCAGCGCCAGTTTTTCCTTCACGTCCTTGAATTCGTCGGCTTCGGCCAGCGGCGCCTTGGTCTTGGTGATGCTCGGCCATGCCTTCGCGAGCTCGGCGTTGAGCTCCGTGAAGTGCTGCTGGTCGCCGGGCACGTCTTCCTCGGCGTAGATGGCGTTCACCGGGCATTCCGCAACGCACACCGCGCAGTCGATACATTCATCCGGGTCGATCGCGAGGAAGTTGGGACCTTCGCGAAAGCAGTCCACCGGGCACACATCGACGCAGTCGGTATAGCGGCACTTGATGCAGCTTTCGGTCACAACGTGAGTCATTCAGGCAACTCCTGCAAACGATATCTTTTAGGTAATGGGGGATGGCGAGACGCCAAAAGCGGTATTGTAGCGTAACGTCAAGTAGTGCATACGCCATCGTCCCAAGCCTTTTATATCGTTTGGTGATTAGTTTATGGCGAGCAGTTTGCGCCGCGGGCGCCCGCCGGCCTTGACGCATTCAAACAACCGCCGGCGCGCATTCGGGTAACATGCGACAGCATCTTCGCGGGACCCGTGTTGAGCGGTTCTGCGCGAAGCCCGAAGCGCACAGGTGAACATGGCGCACACGGCGAACACGAAAGGGCGAGGGCGCACGAGGCCTGACGTCTTCCGATTTCATGCAGTCCCGGTTTGCAAGATCATGATCATTTCTTCGCTGCTCGACACTGACCTGTACAAGTTCACGATGATGCAGGTGGTGCTGCATTATTTCCCGGCTGCCAACGTCGAATACAAGTTCCGCTGCCGCACGCCGAACGTCAACCTCGTGCCGTACATCGACGAGATTCGCAGCGAAGTGCATAAGCTCTGCAAGCTGCGCTTCAGCGAAGGCGATCTCGACTATCTGCGCCGGATGCGCTTCATCAAGGGCGACTTCATCGACTTCCTCGCGCTCTTCCATCTGAACGAAAAGTACATCTCGATCACGCCTTCGGCGAAGGGCAACGGGGAGATCGAAATCGACATCAAGGGGCCGTGGCTGCACACGATCCTGTTCGAAATCCCCGTGCTTGCCATCGTCAACGAAGTGTATTTCCGCAACACGCAGCAGCAGCCCGATTACAGCGAAGGACGCGAGCGCCTGCGCGACAAGATCCAGCTGCTCGGTGCGCGCCCCGAGTTCGCCGACTGCAAGATCGCCGACTACGGCACGCGTCGCCGCTTCTCCGGACGCTGGCACGAAGAGGTGATCCTCACGCTCAAGGACGGCCTGCGCGACCAGTTCACGGGCACGAGCAACGTGTTCTACGCGATGAAGCATGGCCTGACGCCTCTCGGCACGATGGCGCACGAATACCTGCAGGCGTGCCAGGCGCTCGGCCCGCGTCTGCGCGACTCGCAGATCTTCGGCTTCGAAATGTGGGCGAAGGAATATCGCGGCGACCTGGGCATTGCGTTGTCGGACGTGTATGGCATGCAGGCATTTCTCCGTGATTTCGACATGTACTTCTGCAAGCTCTTCGACGGCGCGCGCCATGATTCCGGCGACCCGTTCGACTGGGGCGAACGTCTTCTCGCGCACTACGAAGCGAACCGCTGCGACCCGCGCACGAAAGTGCTCGTTTTCTCCGACGCGCTCGACATCCCGAAGGTGCTGCAGCTGTACGAGCGCTTCCGGGGCCGCTGCAAGCTCGCGTTCGGCGTCGGCACGAACCTCACGAACGACCTCGGCTACAACCCGCTGCAGATCGTCATCAAGATGGTCAAGTGCAATGGCCAGCCCGTCGCGAAGCTGTCCGATTCGCCGGGCAAGAACATGTGCGAAGACAAGGCGTACCTTGCGTATCTGCGCCAGGTGTTCGGCATCAATCAGCCTGAGGAAGAAGCCGCGGGCAAGTGACGCGCGGCCACGCTTTGGTGTTGCAGCCGGAGAGCATGTGAGGGCATTGTCGGCGCTTCGCACAAGTGCCGCTATATGCCGTTCGGCCAGGTGTTGGCATGAAGGGCGGCCGGTATAATTCGACCGTCAATGTGCGCAATGAGCAGGCGCATTTCGCACGCGTATGTCCCACGTTCAGCACGACCACCGGCACGAGGATATTGCACATGGATACATCGACGGCCCGCCGCAACATCCTGGCGCGCATCCGCGCGGGGCAAGGGCGCGAGCCCGAGCCGGCCGCGTCCGAACGCGAGGCGGCGCAGGCGTATGTCGCAAGCCGTCCGCAAGGTCCGCGTCCGCCCATGCCGGCCGATCTCGTCGCGCATTTCATCGAGCAGGCAAAGAAGATGGCGACCACGGTCGATACCGTCGAGTCGCTTGCCGACGCGCCCGCTGCCGCGCACCGTTACCTTTCCGAACTGAATCTTCCGACTCAGGCCATCGCATGGCAGACGCTCGAAGCGCTGCCTTGGGGCGGCTCAGGCATCGACGTCGAGTTTCGCAAGCCGCGCGACGAAGACCGCGTCGGCATCACGGGCTGCTTCTGCGCGACGGCTGAAACGGGCACGCTGGTGCTGCTGTCCGGGCCAGAGACGTATGCGTCGGCGGGCTTGCTACCGGAGACGCATATCGCGATCGTGCCGGCCTCGCGCATCGTCGCCGGTCATGAGGAAGCGTTCAACCTGATCCGCAGCGAACGCGGCGAACTGCCGCGCGCCGTCAACTTCGTCTCAGGCCCGTCGCGTACGGGCGATATCGAACAAACCATCGTGCTGGGCGCGCACGGTCCTTATCGCGTGCATGCGATCGTCGTGCGTGGCGCGTAACGCTGTGTCGTTGCAGGGACGTGTTGAGCGTGCGTGTTCTCGCGCATGTTCTCAAATGGGCGGCGTCGCGTTGTTGTTCGTGCTGTCATGCTGGCCGCTTGCAGCATCGGCCGCGAGTCTCGACGGCGCTTCGCTTTCTGCCTGGTGGGGCGTGCCGTTCGCGGGCGTCCTGCTGTCGATTGCCGTGTTCCCACTTGTCGCGCCCAAGCTTTGGCATCACCACTTCGGCAAGATTTCTGCTGGGTGGGCCGTCGTGTTCCTCGTGCCGTTCGCTTTCGCGTTCGGCGCATCGATAGCGTTCGGCACGCTGATTCATGCGCTGCTCGAAGAGTATGTGCCGTTCATCGTGTTGCTGACGGTGCTCTATACCGTCGCGGGCGGTATCTGCGTGACGGGCAATCTGCGCGGCTCGCCGCGCCTGAATACGGCGCTGCTCGCGCTCGGCACGGCGCTCGCGAGCATCATGGGCACCACGGGCGCGGCGATGCTGCTGATCCGGCCTCTCTTGCGCGCGAACGACAACCGTAGGCACGTTGTGCATGTCGTCGTGTTTTTTATCTTCCTGGTCGCGAACGCGGGCGGTTCGCTGTCGCCGCTCGGCGATCCGCCGCTGTTCCTCGGTTTCCTGAATGGCGTCGGCTTCTTCTGGACGACCGTGCATCTCGCGCTGCCGATGCTGTTCATCTGCATCGTGCTCCTCGCCGTTTTCTACGCACTCGATACGTACTATTTCCGGCATCGCGAAGAAACGCTTCCTGTCGATCCGTCGCCTGATACGCTTGCCGTTGGCGTCGTCGGCAAGATCAACTTCGTGCTACTTGCGGCGGTGATCGCGCTGGTGCTGATGAGCGGCATCTGGAAACCCGGCATCACGTTCGATGTGGCGGGCACGCACGTCGAACTGCAGAATGTCGTGCGGGACGCGGGGCTGATCGCGGTGACGCTGCTGTCGCTCGCTATTACGCCGCGCGCCGCGCGCGAGGGCAACGCGTTCAACTGGGCGCCCATCGAAGAGGTCGCGAAACTGTTCGCGGGAATCTTCGTGACGATCGCGCCTGTCATCATGATGTTGCGCGCGGGCGAGGCGGGGGCGTTCAGCGGCATCGTGCATCTCGTCAACGACGCGGCCGGCCAGCCGCGCGACGAGATGTATTTCTGGGCGACGGGGCTGTTGTCGTCGTTCCTCGATAATGCTCCCACGTACCTCGTGTTCTTCAACCTCGCGGGCGGCGACGCGCAGACGTTGACGACCACGGGCGCATCGACGCTCGCAGCCATTTCGGCGGGCGCAGTGTTCATGGGCGCGAACAGCTACATCGGCAACGCGCCGAATTTCATGGTCAAGGCGATCGCCGAATCGCGCGGCGTGAAGATGCCGAGTTTTTTCGGGTATCTCGCGTGGTCGGGCGTCGTGCTGATACCGTTGTTCATCGCGACATCGTTGATTTTCTTTTGATGCCGTGCGCGCGCCGAAAGGGGTGCGCTACGGCCTGATACTCGGAGAATGGCAATGCAAAAGGTTCTGGTTGCGCGTCCCATCTTTCCGGATGTGATCGAGCGCCTCAAGCAGCATTTCGAAGTGGACTGGCACAACGGCGACGTGCTGCCCGCCGACGAACTCAAGCGCCGCCTCGCCGACAAGGATGGTGCGCTGACGGCTGGCGACGCGATCGACGCGTCCGTGCTGTCCGCCGCGCCGCGCCTGCGCGTGGTGTCGAACATGGCAGTCGGTTACAACAACTTCGACATGGCGGCGTTCAACGCGGCGAACGTGCTCGGCACGAACACGCCCGACGTGCTCAACGAATCGACGGCGGATTTCGGCTGGGCGCTGATGATGGCGGCTGCGCGCCGCATCGCGGAATCGGAGCACTGGCTGCGGGCGGGCAAATGGGAAAAGTGGTCGTACGACGGCTTTCTCGGCTCGGACCTGTATGGCTCGACGCTCGGCGTGATCGGCATGGGCCGCATCGGGCAGGCGCTCGCGCGTCGCGCGCGCGGCTTCAACATGAACGTGATCTATCACAACCGCTCGCGCGTCGCGCCGGAGATCGAGGCCGAGCTGAACGCGGAGTACGCGTCGAAGCAGGACTTGCTGCGTCGTGCCGATCACGTCGTGCTCGTGCTGCCGTACACGGCTGAGAACCATCACACCATCGGCACCGCCGAACTCGCGCTGATGAAGCCGACGGCGACGCTGACGAATATCGCGCGCGGCGGCATCGTCGACGACGCGGCGCTTGCCGAGGCTTTGCGCGAGAAGCGTATCGCCGCGGCGGGCCTCGACGTGTTCGAGGGCGAGCCGAAGCTCAACCCGGCGCTGCTCACCGTGCCGAATGTCGTGCTGACGCCGCATATCGCGAGCGCGACGGAAGCGACGCGCCGCGCGATGGCGAATCTCGCCGCCGACAATCTGATCGCTGGCTTGGGCGAGGGTCCGCGCGCCGGGCGTCCGCCGAACCCTATCAACCCTGATGTGATCGGGAAGGCGCGTTCATGACGATGGTTTTAATCGCGGCCGTTGCCGTACTGGCCGTTGCGCTGGTGATTGCGCTGTTCATGCTGATGCGCGGCAACAGCGTCGCGCAACAACAGATGCAATTCGACGAACTGGGCGAGCGCCTCGATGCCGCGGCGCTTGCGCAGACGCGCGAGTACGAGCGGCTCGAACGCGAGCTACGCGGCGAAATCTCGGAAACGGCGCGCGTGTCCCGCACAGAACTGAGCGGCGGTTTCTCGCAGTTCCAGCAGACGCTCGCTTCGCAGTTCACGAGCATGACGACCGTGCAGGCCGCCAAGATCGACGGCTTTGCGCAGCAACTCGTCAAGCTGACGGATACGAATACGCAACAGCTCGACGCCGTGCGCCACAGTCTGCAACAGCAGGCGCAACAGGCGCGCGACGAACAGGGCATCACGCTGAAGCGTTTCGGCGAAACGTTGCAGCAGCAACTGGCGCAGGTGACGGAGGCAAACGACCGGCGCTTCGCGGAAGTGCGCGCGACCATCGAGCAGCGGCTGAAAGACATCGAGGCGAACAACTCGACGAAGCTCGAAGAAATGCGTCGCACCGTCGACGAAAAACTGCACGCGACACTCGAACAGCGGCTTGGCGAATCGTTCAAGCTCGTGTCCGATCGTCTCGAGCAGGTGCATCGCGGTCTCGGCGAAATGCAGACTTTGGCCGCCGGTGTCGGAGATTTGAAGAAGGTTCTGACGAACGTTAAGACGCGCGGCACATGGGGCGAAGTACAGCTCGAAGCGTTGCTTGAACAGGTGCTGACGTCCGATCAGTACGCGAAGAACGTTGCGACGATTCCGAAGAGCAACGATCGCGTCGAGTTCGCGATCAAGCTGCCGGGACGTCAGCCGACTCCCGATGCGGCCGCAACGCCCGTATGGCTGCCCATCGATGCGAAATTTCCGCGTGAAGACTATGAACGTCTGATCGAAGCGCAGGAGCGTGCCGACCCAGTCGCAGTCGAAGACGCGTCGCGCGCGCTCGAAGGGCGGATTCGCGCGGAAGCGAAGACGATTGCGGAAAAGTACGTGTCGCCGCCGCATACCACGGACTTCGCGCTGCTGTTCCTGCCGACGGAAGGCTTGTACGCCGAGATTCTGCGTCGTCCGGGTCTCACGGATCTTCTGCAGCGCGACTATCGCGTGACGATTGCCGGGCCGACGACGTTGACGGCCTTGCTCAACAGTTTGCAGATGGGTTTCCGCACGCTCGCCATCGAAAAGCGTTCGAGCGAAGTGTGGCAGGTGCTGGGCGCGGTGAAAACGGAGTTCGGCAAATTCGGCGACGTGCTGGCGAAGACCAAGTCGCAACTCGAAACCGTCACGCGTTCGATCGAGGCAGCGGAAGTGCGTACGCGTCAGATGAACAAAAAGCTGCGCGACGTCGAGGCGTTGCCCGAAGAACGGGCGGCGGGCTTGCTCGGGGACTCGCTGTCCGGAGTCGATGCGGAAGAGTCTTGATGCAGGGAAGGCTGGTAACGCTTGACCGCGATGGTTAAGCGTCTCGCCAGCCAGCAGGGCAGCTTCGAACCTCGAATGGAAGCGAAGCTGCGCCCGCCGGGCGTGTGCGCAAGTCAGTCCGCGCTTGCCGCCAGTTGATCGAGCGCGTCGCCCGTAATGCGCACGACGCGCCAGTCCGGCAACACGGTCGCGCCCATCTTCTGATAAAAATCGATGGCAGGCTGATTCCAGTCCAGCACCGACCATTCGAAGCGGCCGCACTGCCGCTCGACAGCCAACGCAGCCAGATAGCGCAACATCTTCGACCCGAGCCCCGTGCCGCGCTCGGTCGGCTGCACGTACAGGTCTTCGAGATACAGGCCGCGCCGTCCGAGGAACGTCGAGTAGTTGTGGAAGAACAGCGCGTAGCTGATCATCTTGCCGTCGCGCTCCGCGACGATCGCTTCCGCCGAGGGACGCGCGCCGAACAGCGCGTCGCGCAGGCCGTCTTCCGTCGCGATGAACAGATGTGTGAGCTTCTCGAACTCGGCCAGCTCGTACATCAGCGCGAGCATCGTGCCGACGTCTTCACGCGTGGCCGCGCGGATCGTCGCGGACATTACGCTTCCTCCGGCACGTCGCTCAACTGGATCTCGATGCCGCCGAAGCGCGAGGCCACCCAGTTGTACGCGTGGCATGCAATCCACAGCAGGATGAAGCCCAGAATCGCGTTGAGCAGCAGCGCGCTGAACACGGTGCTCAGTTCCACGGACCCGTAACGGATGAAGGCGACCAGCACGCCGAGCAGCACGATAGGCACACTGAACGTCAGATACACGAGGATCAATGCCTTTGCCGTTTGCCCCGGTGCAATGAACGAGATCTGTTTTTTCATGTAAGTCAAACCCGTATGTCGTAGTGGATTGCGTAAAAACCTGCCAGCCTCGTGTGGTCAGATGAGGCCGTCGAACAGCATGATGTCGACGGCGTCGCCCGGATCGAGATCGCCCTGGTCGTGGGCGAGCACGATGAAGCAATTTGCTTCGCTCATCGAACTGAGCACGCCGGAGCCTTGCGAGCCCGTCGGCGTGACGCGCCATGCGCCTTGCGCGTCGCGCTGCGCGATGCCGCGCTGGAATTCGGTGCGGCCCGGCCGTTTGCGGATCGTGTCGACGCACGCTGCGCGGATCAGCGGCACAGGATGCGTCGTCGCGCCGGACATCCGCAGCAGCACTTCGCGCACGATCTGGTAGAACGCCGCCATCACCGCGACGGGGTTGCCCGGCAGACCGAAAAAGATTGCCGGTTTGCCCGCGCCGGGCTTGCCGCCCGACCAGATACGCCCGAACGCCAGCGGCCGGCCCGGGCGCATCGCGAGACTCCAGTGCGCGACGTCGCCGAGCATGCGCAGCATTTGCTTCGTCAGATCGGCTTCGCCCACGGAAACGCCGCCGGAGGTTATCACGACATCCGCGCTCGATGCAGCCGTTCGCAGTGCTTCTTCAAGCGCGGCGGGTTCGTCGCGGACCACGCCGAGGTCGATGGGATCGACGTCGAGTCGCTTGAGCATCGCGAACAGCGTATAGCGGTTGCTGTCATAGACGCAGCCCGGATCGAGCGGCTGGCCGATCGAGCGCAGCTCGTCGCCCGTCGAAAAGAATGCGACACGCAGACGGCGGCGCACGGACACCTCGCCAATGCCCAGTGACGCGAGCAGCCCGAGGTCCGACGCGCGCACGATTCGGCCCGCCTTCAGCGCGACCGCGCCCTGCGCAAGGTCTTCGCCCGCGAGGCGCCGGTTCGCGCCCGTGCGTAATTGCGCAGCCGGAAAGCGGATGGTGTCGCCGTCGCGCGTGACGGCTTCCTGCGGCACGACGGTGTCGCAGCCAGCGGGCATCGTCGCGCCCGTCATCACGCGAACGCATTGCGTGCGCTCGATGCTTCCCGCGAACGGATGCCCCGCGAAGGCCTTGCCCGCCACGCTCAGCGTCAGCTCACGCTTTTCACCAGGTACGCCCGTTTGAACTGCGAGCGCCGCGCCTGCAAACGCGTAGCCGTCCATCGCGGAGTTGTCGTGCGCGGGCACGTCGATGGGCGACACGATGTCCTGCGCCAGCACGCGGTTCAGCGCGTCACGCAGATGGACGCGCTCGACGGTCGTCACGGGTGTCGCCCACTCGCGCACGATCGCCTGTACGGCGGACACCGGCATGGCTTGAGCGTCGTACTGTGCGACGCAACTCGAAGTTTCGTTCAGCGTGGTCATGAAAGGGGAGCGTCGCGACGGGATGCGGTGCGGCGGCGGCCGGGCGGCAATCGCGGCAAATGGCGCTGCTAATGTTAAACCCGGTCAACCGCGTTCGAGGTCGGCGAGTTCCTGCAGTGAATTGATATTGTAAAACGTGCGCTCGTCCGGAAAGGCGACTTCGACCGCCCTGTGGCGTGCGTACCACGTGCGAACCTTGCGCTCTCCCGCCTGCAGAAAGCCTTCGAGATCGTCGGCCAGCGACGTGCGCACGAGCGCGAAAACGGGGTGAATCGACGTGTCGCCCTGGGCGTCCGTGGTCGTGACGGTTGCGATGCCGGAGTCACGCGCATCGAGCGCGGTTGCGAGGCGCTCGGCGAGATCAGCCGGAAAGCCTGGCGTGTCGCAGGGTGCCGACAGCACGAACGGTGTACGCGCTGCGCGCAAACCGGCGAGGAGACCGGCGAGCGGACCGGGAAAATCAGGCAGCGTGTCGGAGATGACGGTTGCGTGAAACGGCTCGCCCAGTTCCGCGTAGCGTGCCGTGTGACGGTTCGCGCTGATCAGAAGCGGCCCGGCCTGCGGCGCGAGACGCCGCATCACGTGGAGCGCGAGCGGTTCGCCGTGCAACATCTGCAGGCCTTTGTCGACGCCGCCCATGCGCATG includes these proteins:
- the rmuC gene encoding DNA recombination protein RmuC, whose product is MTMVLIAAVAVLAVALVIALFMLMRGNSVAQQQMQFDELGERLDAAALAQTREYERLERELRGEISETARVSRTELSGGFSQFQQTLASQFTSMTTVQAAKIDGFAQQLVKLTDTNTQQLDAVRHSLQQQAQQARDEQGITLKRFGETLQQQLAQVTEANDRRFAEVRATIEQRLKDIEANNSTKLEEMRRTVDEKLHATLEQRLGESFKLVSDRLEQVHRGLGEMQTLAAGVGDLKKVLTNVKTRGTWGEVQLEALLEQVLTSDQYAKNVATIPKSNDRVEFAIKLPGRQPTPDAAATPVWLPIDAKFPREDYERLIEAQERADPVAVEDASRALEGRIRAEAKTIAEKYVSPPHTTDFALLFLPTEGLYAEILRRPGLTDLLQRDYRVTIAGPTTLTALLNSLQMGFRTLAIEKRSSEVWQVLGAVKTEFGKFGDVLAKTKSQLETVTRSIEAAEVRTRQMNKKLRDVEALPEERAAGLLGDSLSGVDAEES
- the mobA gene encoding molybdenum cofactor guanylyltransferase MobA, translating into MSITRDEITGLLLAGGRGMRMGGVDKGLQMLHGEPLALHVMRRLAPQAGPLLISANRHTARYAELGEPFHATVISDTLPDFPGPLAGLLAGLRAARTPFVLSAPCDTPGFPADLAERLATALDARDSGIATVTTTDAQGDTSIHPVFALVRTSLADDLEGFLQAGERKVRTWYARHRAVEVAFPDERTFYNINSLQELADLERG
- the moeA gene encoding molybdopterin molybdotransferase MoeA, with protein sequence MTTLNETSSCVAQYDAQAMPVSAVQAIVREWATPVTTVERVHLRDALNRVLAQDIVSPIDVPAHDNSAMDGYAFAGAALAVQTGVPGEKRELTLSVAGKAFAGHPFAGSIERTQCVRVMTGATMPAGCDTVVPQEAVTRDGDTIRFPAAQLRTGANRRLAGEDLAQGAVALKAGRIVRASDLGLLASLGIGEVSVRRRLRVAFFSTGDELRSIGQPLDPGCVYDSNRYTLFAMLKRLDVDPIDLGVVRDEPAALEEALRTAASSADVVITSGGVSVGEADLTKQMLRMLGDVAHWSLAMRPGRPLAFGRIWSGGKPGAGKPAIFFGLPGNPVAVMAAFYQIVREVLLRMSGATTHPVPLIRAACVDTIRKRPGRTEFQRGIAQRDAQGAWRVTPTGSQGSGVLSSMSEANCFIVLAHDQGDLDPGDAVDIMLFDGLI
- a CDS encoding GNAT family N-acetyltransferase, translated to MSATIRAATREDVGTMLALMYELAEFEKLTHLFIATEDGLRDALFGARPSAEAIVAERDGKMISYALFFHNYSTFLGRRGLYLEDLYVQPTERGTGLGSKMLRYLAALAVERQCGRFEWSVLDWNQPAIDFYQKMGATVLPDWRVVRITGDALDQLAASAD